The Altererythrobacter sp. Root672 genome includes a window with the following:
- a CDS encoding 16S rRNA (uracil(1498)-N(3))-methyltransferase, whose protein sequence is MPATPAWPPRSAPRLFVPGPLTEGGVVTLDGPQAHYLLRVMRVAEGDAVILCDDLTGEWAGKVTQAGKRDLTLDLVERLRPREQVPDLWLCAALLKKDRFDLVLEKATELGVRRIQPVLMRRCVADKLNLERARAVVTEAAEQCARTALPELAEPVKLDALLRDWPAERTLFFADELGGGPAAAAFAAHLGPAALLVGPEGGFDDAEREAVRAAPQARPITLGPRILRGETAAIAATAVWMGSIGDW, encoded by the coding sequence ATGCCCGCCACACCCGCCTGGCCCCCGCGCAGCGCGCCGCGCCTGTTCGTACCTGGACCTTTGACCGAGGGAGGTGTGGTCACGCTCGACGGACCGCAGGCCCATTACCTGCTGCGGGTGATGCGCGTGGCAGAAGGCGACGCAGTGATCCTGTGTGACGATCTGACCGGCGAATGGGCGGGCAAGGTGACCCAGGCCGGCAAGCGCGACCTCACGCTCGATCTCGTCGAGCGCTTGCGCCCGCGCGAACAGGTGCCGGACTTGTGGCTCTGTGCCGCGCTGCTCAAGAAGGATCGGTTCGATCTCGTGCTCGAAAAGGCGACCGAGCTTGGCGTGCGGCGCATCCAGCCCGTGCTGATGCGGCGGTGCGTGGCCGATAAGCTCAACCTCGAACGGGCGCGTGCAGTCGTGACCGAAGCGGCCGAACAATGTGCTCGGACGGCGCTGCCTGAACTCGCTGAGCCGGTGAAGCTCGACGCCCTGCTGCGCGACTGGCCAGCGGAGCGGACATTGTTCTTCGCCGATGAACTTGGCGGCGGCCCGGCCGCCGCGGCCTTTGCCGCGCATCTGGGACCGGCGGCGTTGCTCGTCGGGCCCGAAGGTGGCTTCGATGACGCCGAACGAGAGGCCGTGCGAGCCGCTCCGCAAGCGCGCCCGATCACGCTCGGCCCGCGTATCCTGCGCGGCGAAACGGCTGCGATTGCGGCCACCGCCGTGTGGATGGGAAGCATCGGTGATTGGTAG
- a CDS encoding PQQ-like beta-propeller repeat protein: MPKTSRLTTHARYLALPLLAIALAGCGALGGKDKPGTPTVGNRTPILSRISNDVKADPTLASITVVLPPAQTNADWPQAGGNASKTAGHVALSATPTQAWVATIPGSTSARRLAAAPVVGSGTLFAVDTAGSVHAFDATTGASRWVHQIQVANELRNAAFGGGVSYFEGRVYATNGAGYVVALDATTGSELWRVRPAGPLRGSPTIAFNTVYVMTQDNQIHALNIADGSPIWQDAAATGESGVFGVAAPAAGQGTVIAGYSQGELVAYRYENGRNLWSDALSRTSISTQVGTLTDVDADPIIADGRVYALGQGGRMAAYELVTGQRLWELSLAGISTPVIAGEWIFTLTDDSRMLAIARNTGKVRWVVQLPHWRNPEKETGPIFWTGPVLANNRLWIASSEGEVQSVDVTNGSVTPFTKLNSPVSLPPIVAGGTMYILDDGGRITAWR; encoded by the coding sequence ATGCCTAAGACTTCGCGTCTCACTACCCACGCTCGCTATCTCGCGCTGCCCTTGCTGGCGATCGCGCTTGCCGGCTGCGGTGCACTCGGCGGCAAGGATAAGCCCGGCACGCCGACCGTCGGCAATCGCACGCCGATCCTTTCGCGCATTTCGAACGATGTGAAGGCAGACCCGACGCTCGCCTCGATCACGGTCGTGCTGCCACCCGCGCAGACCAATGCCGACTGGCCGCAGGCTGGTGGCAACGCGTCGAAGACCGCTGGGCACGTCGCGCTTTCCGCCACTCCGACCCAGGCCTGGGTAGCGACGATCCCCGGATCGACCTCCGCACGCCGTCTGGCCGCTGCACCGGTCGTTGGAAGCGGAACGCTGTTCGCGGTTGATACGGCCGGCTCGGTCCATGCCTTCGACGCGACCACCGGAGCTTCGCGTTGGGTGCACCAGATCCAGGTCGCCAACGAGCTTCGCAACGCGGCATTCGGCGGCGGGGTGAGCTACTTCGAAGGCCGGGTCTACGCCACTAACGGCGCCGGCTACGTCGTTGCACTTGATGCAACGACCGGTTCGGAACTCTGGCGCGTCAGGCCGGCTGGTCCGCTGCGTGGATCGCCGACGATTGCTTTCAACACCGTTTACGTGATGACGCAGGACAACCAGATCCATGCGCTGAATATCGCTGACGGCAGCCCGATCTGGCAGGATGCGGCCGCAACCGGTGAATCCGGCGTGTTCGGCGTAGCGGCTCCGGCTGCCGGCCAGGGCACGGTCATTGCCGGCTATTCGCAGGGCGAACTCGTCGCCTACCGTTACGAGAACGGCCGCAACTTGTGGTCGGACGCCCTGTCGCGGACCTCGATCTCGACGCAGGTCGGTACCCTGACCGACGTCGACGCCGACCCGATCATCGCCGATGGCCGCGTTTACGCGCTTGGCCAGGGTGGTCGCATGGCGGCTTACGAACTGGTGACCGGCCAGCGCCTGTGGGAACTGAGCCTGGCGGGTATCTCCACCCCCGTCATCGCCGGCGAGTGGATTTTCACCCTCACCGACGATTCGCGCATGCTCGCGATCGCCCGCAACACCGGCAAGGTGCGCTGGGTCGTCCAGCTGCCGCACTGGCGCAATCCAGAGAAGGAAACGGGCCCGATCTTCTGGACCGGTCCGGTCCTGGCCAACAATCGCCTGTGGATCGCCAGCTCTGAGGGCGAGGTCCAGTCGGTGGATGTGACGAACGGTTCGGTGACTCCGTTCACCAAGCTGAACAGCCCGGTCTCCCTGCCGCCGATCGTGGCCGGTGGAACGATGTACATCCTCGACGACGGCGGCCGCATCACCGCTTGGCGGTAA
- a CDS encoding DNA alkylation repair protein, translating to MPPAKSEMAVTLRAALVEAADPSRAPGMQAYMKSAMPYLGVSAVPLRKVCRNLFAGLSWADSDAWQAEVLAIWRGAEFREERYAAIELTGVRGARAFQRLDALGMYEEMIVSGAWWDYVDAIVGQRFWPILKTEGEPMKQTMLAWSTDDNMWKRRSAILCQLKGKQETDLDLLYACIEPSLDSKAFFLRKAIGWALRQYAWTDPAEVRRYVAEKADSLSGLSQREALKNIAVN from the coding sequence ATGCCGCCCGCGAAGTCCGAAATGGCCGTTACCTTGCGTGCGGCGCTTGTCGAAGCAGCTGATCCTTCGCGTGCGCCCGGCATGCAGGCCTACATGAAATCGGCCATGCCCTACCTCGGCGTTTCGGCGGTGCCCTTGCGCAAGGTGTGCCGGAACCTCTTCGCCGGACTGTCCTGGGCCGACAGCGACGCCTGGCAAGCTGAGGTGCTGGCGATCTGGCGCGGCGCCGAATTTCGCGAGGAGCGCTACGCCGCGATCGAACTCACCGGGGTGCGCGGTGCGCGCGCTTTCCAGCGGCTCGATGCCCTCGGAATGTACGAGGAAATGATCGTGAGCGGCGCCTGGTGGGACTACGTCGATGCCATCGTCGGCCAGCGCTTCTGGCCGATCCTCAAGACCGAGGGCGAGCCGATGAAGCAAACCATGCTCGCCTGGAGCACTGACGACAACATGTGGAAGCGGCGCAGCGCGATCCTCTGCCAGCTCAAGGGCAAGCAGGAGACCGATCTCGACCTGCTCTATGCCTGCATCGAGCCCTCGCTGGATTCGAAGGCGTTCTTCCTGCGCAAGGCGATCGGCTGGGCGCTGCGGCAATATGCCTGGACCGATCCCGCGGAAGTCCGTCGCTACGTCGCCGAGAAGGCCGACAGTCTCAGCGGCCTGAGCCAGCGCGAGGCGTTGAAGAATATTGCGGTGAACTAG
- a CDS encoding methyltransferase family protein produces the protein MSASSSTPAQRPASDVSPWVGLVGVMTLLGWIAFARLWPEISTAFDLPVRREVLSGPHSALVAMILSGLAMAAWSLFVDKVHRRPSTGIDWSRPRPLSSVIEVSLTKIAGLWATWIVIGAFYCLGRWYWSGQYLFAMDVIFSAAIPLFALSVPYVLWLDRYLKEPRDHAWHFGAMFMSREPWDAGEVKRHWRAWIIKGFFCAFMISILPPGFAGVVEADFGAMVHDPAQLGGRLFELLFVIDVQIGTVGYLLTLRPLDAHIRSGNPFLAGWVAALICYPPVVLVMMGGSGILQYEYQTAGWGHWLAGYDVLLWAWAAMLLTLTAIYAWATFAFGIRFSNLTYRGVLTDGPYRFTRHPAYVSKNLFWWLSAMPFLVTSGSLLEAVRNTVFLGVISAIYYWRARTEEAHLLSEDAKYREYHSWMAEHGLITAPLTRLLSRARPRRLQVQPAE, from the coding sequence ATGAGCGCGTCCTCCTCAACGCCTGCACAACGCCCTGCGAGCGACGTTTCGCCGTGGGTCGGCCTGGTCGGCGTCATGACGCTGCTCGGGTGGATTGCGTTTGCCCGGCTGTGGCCGGAAATCTCCACCGCGTTCGACCTTCCCGTGAGGCGCGAGGTCTTGTCGGGGCCGCATTCCGCACTCGTGGCGATGATTCTTTCCGGCCTCGCCATGGCTGCGTGGTCATTGTTCGTCGACAAGGTGCATCGCCGCCCTTCGACCGGCATCGACTGGAGCCGCCCGCGCCCGCTCTCGTCCGTCATCGAGGTCTCATTGACCAAGATCGCAGGCCTCTGGGCGACCTGGATCGTCATCGGCGCCTTCTATTGCCTCGGGCGGTGGTACTGGAGCGGGCAGTACCTGTTCGCCATGGACGTGATCTTTTCGGCAGCGATCCCGCTGTTTGCCCTGTCCGTCCCCTACGTGCTGTGGCTCGATCGCTACCTGAAGGAGCCGCGCGACCACGCCTGGCACTTCGGCGCCATGTTCATGAGCCGCGAGCCGTGGGACGCCGGTGAGGTCAAACGCCACTGGCGCGCATGGATCATCAAGGGCTTCTTCTGCGCGTTCATGATCTCGATCCTGCCACCGGGCTTTGCCGGCGTAGTGGAGGCCGACTTCGGCGCCATGGTTCACGACCCGGCACAGCTTGGCGGTCGGCTGTTCGAGTTGCTGTTCGTGATCGATGTGCAGATCGGCACCGTCGGTTACCTGCTGACACTGCGCCCACTCGACGCGCATATCCGCAGCGGCAATCCGTTCCTCGCCGGTTGGGTCGCTGCGCTGATCTGTTACCCGCCCGTGGTTCTCGTGATGATGGGGGGCAGCGGCATCCTGCAATACGAATACCAGACCGCTGGTTGGGGGCATTGGCTGGCGGGCTACGATGTGCTGCTGTGGGCCTGGGCGGCAATGCTGCTGACCCTGACCGCGATATATGCCTGGGCGACTTTCGCGTTCGGCATCCGCTTTTCCAACCTCACTTATCGCGGCGTGCTGACCGACGGGCCGTACCGCTTCACGCGGCATCCGGCTTACGTGTCCAAGAACCTGTTCTGGTGGCTTTCGGCCATGCCTTTCCTGGTGACTAGCGGGTCGCTGTTGGAGGCCGTGCGCAACACGGTGTTCCTCGGCGTCATCAGCGCGATCTACTACTGGCGCGCCCGGACCGAGGAGGCGCATCTCCTGTCCGAGGACGCGAAGTACCGCGAGTACCATTCGTGGATGGCCGAACACGGCCTCATCACTGCGCCACTGACGCGCCTGCTATCACGAGCGCGTCCGCGCCGCTTGCAGGTGCAGCCGGCGGAGTAA
- the ubiA gene encoding 4-hydroxybenzoate octaprenyltransferase, producing MTEAIVPDSEHKGLVARLPQRLRDFALLARFDRPIGWWLLFWPCAWGVWLTGSGLQWQLILWLLLGAIAMRGAGCVYNDVVDADLDRQVARTASRPVASGRVSAKAAWVWLFVLCGVGLVVLFQLRLEAQIVALASLGLVAAYPFMKRITWWPQAWLGLVFTWGAPVGWVAMRSDRLDVLAALYAGSIFWCIGYDTIYALQDREDDALVGIRSSALRLGANVQAGVIAFYALALSLWGLAFWLLREDWVALVALLPVALHLMWQAFTLDPTDPDNPLARFRSNRFAGLLVAAACLVVGNA from the coding sequence ATGACCGAAGCCATCGTCCCCGACAGCGAACACAAGGGCCTAGTCGCCCGCCTGCCGCAACGGCTGCGCGACTTCGCGCTGCTGGCGAGGTTCGACCGGCCGATTGGTTGGTGGCTGCTGTTCTGGCCCTGTGCCTGGGGTGTGTGGCTGACGGGCAGCGGCCTGCAATGGCAGCTGATCCTATGGCTCCTGCTCGGCGCTATCGCCATGCGTGGGGCCGGGTGCGTTTATAACGACGTGGTCGACGCCGATCTCGACCGGCAGGTTGCGCGCACCGCCAGCCGCCCTGTCGCGAGCGGGCGAGTGAGTGCCAAGGCCGCATGGGTGTGGCTGTTCGTGCTGTGCGGCGTGGGACTGGTGGTGTTGTTCCAACTGCGGCTCGAAGCGCAGATCGTGGCGCTGGCGAGCCTTGGCCTCGTCGCTGCTTATCCCTTCATGAAACGGATCACCTGGTGGCCCCAGGCGTGGCTTGGTTTGGTGTTCACCTGGGGTGCGCCGGTAGGCTGGGTCGCCATGCGCTCCGACCGGCTGGACGTGCTCGCTGCGCTCTACGCCGGGAGCATCTTCTGGTGCATCGGCTACGACACGATCTACGCCCTGCAGGACCGAGAGGACGACGCGCTGGTCGGTATCCGCTCTAGCGCGCTGCGGCTGGGCGCCAACGTGCAGGCAGGCGTGATCGCGTTCTATGCCCTGGCGCTGAGCCTGTGGGGCCTCGCCTTCTGGCTGTTGCGGGAAGACTGGGTCGCCTTGGTCGCGTTGCTGCCCGTCGCGCTGCACCTGATGTGGCAGGCCTTCACGCTCGATCCGACCGACCCGGACAACCCGCTGGCGCGGTTCCGCTCCAACCGGTTCGCCGGACTGTTGGTCGCCGCCGCCTGCCTGGTGGTCGGCAACGCCTGA